In the Salmo trutta chromosome 13, fSalTru1.1, whole genome shotgun sequence genome, ATCTTATTCTTCAACGTTTGAATCTCTGtcaaatgcatttatttcaatgttAGTCTATGTGCCATTTTGATTCGGACAAGGCCACTTACTCAGGTTTATTTTGCTTAAGATATTTGCTTGTGTATGTAACAGTTAACACCGTGACCAATAATTTATTAAGAAAGGATGAGAATAATTTCTTCATATAGTGTTTTATTCCATTCAACATTAAATGCACCATACTGCCAATGTGATTGCTTAGATCTGGTAAATCATTTTCTTTGATGGTAGAATCGGTCTAAAAAGCACAGttccaaatgtatttatttgccaGAGTAAGTTACTCTATGGTCCAATCAGGCTCAGACAAGGCTACTTGCTTATTACTCTTTTACTTTTAAGATATTTGCGTGCGTATGTAACAAATAACACTGTGACCAATCATTTATTAAGAAAGGATGAGAATAATTTATTCATAGAGTTTTATTCCTTTCAACATTAAATGCGTCAGCAACAACACATTGAACATAGTACACGTGGGCAGTTTATTTTCCACTCTAATTTTCAAAATCAACCTGCTTCTGCTCAAAGGTCTACCTTGCTGCATGAATCTGTTCATGTCTGCTCTAGAATTGAATCTGTTCCCACATTCCATGCAGTGGTAAGTATGGTGGTATTTCTAACCAAAAGGAGAAAGACTTCTTCAAAACAACtttataagatttgcaaaaatgaagcAATCAACCATCACTAAAAATAGTCAGACTTGAAAAGCTCCATGATCAGAGCTGTCTTTCACCTTTTATAGAAAGTATGTACTTTTATCTTTGTGACAGTTAGCAGATGTGCAGAAACAGGCCCTGGGAACAGAGTTGTAAGAAGTATTTTAGTTCATCAGTGTAGATCATGATAGCTGATATCGCCTccactctctgttcctccctgcaAATCCCACATAGCTAAATTCCTGCCGATCGTAAACACAGGAGGTCACAAACTGTGTCACATCCAAGCAGCTCATAAATCTGTGCGCTCAGATTTATGACTAAGTCACACAAGACAAGCCTGTATCAGTAAAAACTAACATAACAGTAGACAATTCTCTTAAGTAAAAAGAGCATAGTATGTCTAATTAAACAGTATAGCATGTAATTAATATTTAATTTCCACCACATAAGGCATCTCTGCAGTGTGAATGACCCTGTGTTTCTTTAAGCCACTCTGAAggctgaagctcttcccacactgagagcagCTGAACGGCCTGTCCCCCGTGTGGCGCTGCATGTGTACCCTGAAGTGGGACATGTACACAAAACCCTTACCACACTGGGAGCAGGTGAAGGCCTTCTTCCCTGTGTGGTGGTACTTCTGGTGGTGTTTGAGGTTTCGGAGCTGAGGGAAGCTCTTCCCACAGTGTGGACAGCTGTAGGGTTTGACCCCAAGCTCTGCCGTTGTGTTGATGCTCAGGCCATTGGGACTGGTCTCAAGGGCCCCTACAGCATGCTCTGTCCCCTGGGTGGGTATCAATGACCTTGGGAGTAGGTGCTGCTCCTTCCTGGTCCATGGTgctggaggtagaggtggagggtccCTGGCCAATTGTGCTGGAGGTAGAGGCTCACTGGTCCATCTCCCAGGATGTGAGCTCAATCTCTGCAAATGACTCAGACTCATCATGGGGGAATCTGGGGATGTGATCATCTGGGTAACCAAGTCCCCCCAGTCATCAGACTCCTCTTTAATATGGACCACATGAGCCTTCCTCTCTTCCATCCTTTCGGAGATACAGGAAGAGCTGGGTGTGGCCGTTTCCTGTGGACACTCTCTCTCTGGGAGAGCACTGGTTCCACCTGGCTGGAACATCTCCTGTTTGATAACACAACCTTCCTCTTCTCCTGAGGATGGAACAGAACAAAGTTATAGATCctatattaggtgtgtgtgtgtgtatgtatatctcTCCTCACTCACCTAACAgagcctcttctctctcctcagtgtctcCAGCACAACCACATCTTCTACACATCCCCCTTGGCTCACACTCTTCCCTCTTCTttctctgctctttctcttcaacttccctcctcttcctctcctgctctccatccctccatctctgctcACACTGCTGCAGCCTCTCCTTCAAGACGTCCACTTCCTGCTTGCTCCATGTCACTTCCTCCAGGAAGCTGTCCTTCACCAGCCGAGTGATCTCATGCACAGCGGTTTTGAGGACTGTTTCCATGACTCCATTGAGCTGGTACTGGAAGGTGAGGATGGCCTCTGACATAGTTGCAACAACATCAATCCAACACTGGAAAAATCAACCCCCCTTCCCTTATTGGTACCAGTCCCAGAGTTCACAGCCAGTCTTCAATGGATGAGCTGACCCCCTTGTTTCCCAGTTCGGGTCACTATAATGGAAAGACTGGGATTTAGCCTCCTCCAGATCACACCAGTGCCCAGAGTCAGGGATCCTCCTGGAAATATGGGCAAGCTGTCAAATACACCAAATGTACTCTTAATGTGCTTCAAATATCTTGTCAGTAATATAAGGTTCACCTACCAATAATTTATCCCTGAAACATGATTGTAACGAACATATTAATAAACCCTTACTTACACCACGTTTGGCTGTGGTTAGGTAAACCACATAACGTTAACACATTTCAAGCTTGCTAGCTAGTAGGTGTTTTTAGCAACGCATGTGTATTTACATACACTGTTTAATAATACAATCCTTTACATGTCTCAAATTCCCCCACCATAATGATTAACCGTCCTGCCCTCCTGCACAGTAAGTTGCAATGGAATTGTATTTAACTCCTGGCTTCCCCCGGACTGTTTCTGTGCCACCCAATACAATAGAAAGCAATGCTAGAATGTAAATACACCCGCGTTTCTAATAGCACCTAGCTAACTAAGCTAATAACACAGGGTTGTGTAGCAGCTTTCTGACCATTTGACACAAACAAAAATATGCTTACCACTTTCTAAACGTTATTTTTGGTGCGCGTCAACAAATCAACTAGTAACACAACCTCCTACCTATCACTACCAGAACTGTACACACAGGCAAGAGACAGGCAGCTACTATATATTAGTGATGTCACGTTTTATACCGGAACTCCGAGGCATGCGTAGAAGTAGTTTAACGGTTTATTTCGAAGCAGTGTACGGACGCTTGTATCGCTTTGTCAGAAGCACGTGATCAATGACGTCCGAATCGTCGTTTTGTCGAACAACCACCTGATTTGTTTCTGTGGAAGACAAAAAAAATTACCCCAAAGATTTTTTTCTGCTGCAACCCTGCGCGTGCGACGTCAACCATAATAATTTGTCTGTTCTAAATTATTTTGACCAGCAGCTGCCACTAGTGTACGTGTTGATCAGAGCCTAGAGTAATGAACATATTTTCGACCCAATTAGCTTGAAATGCTCAATGCTTCGTTTCCCGAACACTACTGTATATTATAGCACAGATTATACATTATAGCTGAACTAATACCTTACTAGACTGTAGAGGATGGGTCCCTCCCCCACTAATCTGTGACATCGAGGTGATCATACTGCCAATGCAATTGCACAGATCTAATATTTTTCTTTGATGTGACAATCTGTCTAAAAAGCACAGTTCCAATGTATTTATTTGCCAGAGTAAGTTACTCTATGGTCCATTCGGGCTCAGACAAGGATACTTGCTTATTACTCTTTTACTTTTAAGATATTTGTGTGCGTATGTAACAAATAACACTGTGACCAATAATTTATTAAGAAAGGATGAGAATAATTTATTCATACAGAGTTTTATTCCTCTCAACATGAAATGAATCAGCAACTATAGATACATTGAACATAGTACACATGGGCAGTTATTCCCCCCCTCTGATTTTCTAAATCAACCTGCTTCATCTCAAAGGTCTACCTTGCTGCATGAATCTGTTCATGTCTTTTCAGGTCCGCTCTAGAATTGAATCTGTTCCCACAGTCCGTGCAGTGGTAAGGCATCTCTGCAGTGTGAATGACCCTGTGTCTCTTCAAGCCACTCTGAAggctgaagctcttcccacactgagagcagCTGAACGGCCTGTCCCCTGTGTGGCGCAGCATGTGTACCCTGAGGTGGGACATGTACACAAAACCCTTACCACACTGGGAGCAGGTGAAGGCCTTCTTCCCTGTGTGGTGGTACTTCTGGTGGTCTTTCAGGTTTCGGAGCTGAGGGAAGCTCTTCCCACAGTGTGGACAGCTGAAGGGTTTGACCCCCAGCTCTGCCGTTGTATTGATCATCAGGCCGTAGGGGCTGTCCTCGAGGGCACCAACAGCATGCTCTGTTCCCTGGGTGGGTATCACTGACCTTGGAAGTAGGTGCTGCTCTTTCCTGGTCCATGGTGCTGGTACTGTAGGAAGAAGCTCACTGGCCCCATGATGTGACTTCAATCTCTCCAGACAACTCTGGCTCATTATGGGGGAATATGTGGATGTGATCATCTGGGTAACCAGATCCCCCCAGTCATCAGACTCCTCTTTGATGCGGACGACATGggcctccctctcttccatcctTTCAGAGACACAGGAAGAGCTGGGTGTAaccgtttcctctctctctgggagAGTGCTGGGTCCACCTGGCTGGAAGATCTCCTGTTTGATAACACAACCTTCCTCTGCTGCTGAGGACAAAACAGTAGAAAGTTATAGATCctatatcgtgtgtgtgtgtgtgtgtgtgtgtgtgtgtgtgtgtgtgtgtgtgtgtgtgtgtgtgtgtatgtatatatatatatatatatatctcctcacTCACCTAACAgagcctcttccctctcctcagtGTCTCCAGCACAACCACATCTCCTACACATccctgtctgctctctctcttccctcttctttCTCTGCTCTTTatcttccctcctcttctcctctccatccctccatctgtgtTCACACTGCTGCAGCTTCTCCTTCAAGACGTCCACTTCCCGCTTGCTCCCTGTCACTTCTTCCAGGAAGCTGTCCTTCACCAGCCGAGTGATCTCATGCACAGCGGTTTTGAGGATTGTTTCCATGACTCCATTGAGCTGGTACTGGAAGGTGAGGATGGCCTCTGACATAACTGCAACAGCATCAATCCAACACTGGAAAAAAGTTCAAGAAGCTATGAAAAAAAGTTCAAGAACCTCCAAAGTTCAAGAAGCTATGAAACTGGCACGTAGCTTCAAGATTACACCAGCACCTAGGGAGTCCACCTGGAAACAGGAACAAACTGTCAAATACATGATAAGGGAGACCCTGCAGTGTGGACTGTCATCTTTGGGGCGGcggggtagcctagtggctagagcgttggactagtaaccgaaaggttgcaagttcaaatccccgagctgacaaggtacaaatctgtcgttctgcctctgaacaaggcagttaacccactgttcctaggctgtcattgaaaataagaatgtgttcttaactgactagcctagttaaataaatgtttaaaaatataaaataattttgCCAGTGAAATAGGGAAGCTCAGCGACCAATAGCCATTCAGGCAAACAAAATGTTTAGCTATTAGTAATAGCTTTAAGACATTATTAGCGTCATAGCTAGTTAGCACTACCAGAGATGCTAGATAGCAGAATGTTGTCCTGCTTTTCTTGCTAGCACAGTAGCAAATGTTATCAAGTTGGTAGCAGCTTCATTTGACTCGAATGAAAGTTTCCTTAATACTTGCCAAACGTGTCAATCAGCAAGTTGGAAACGTTCAATCTCTCATCCTAGTGCCACAAAGTGTGTAACAATATGTGCTGACTGTAcacaggtagctagctaacaacgttAGGCGGCTGGGTCCTGCCCCCTGGCACGTGCTTCAAGGGGATCATCATGAGAAGGCGATTGCGCAGAAGTAGTCTCCAGAATAGATATAAGATTTTAAAATAAGTCTCTTTCTTTTCCTAACTGGTTTGAGAATACAATTATTTTGGCTGGTCAGTTACTGAATGAGGATGGATATCTACTCTCATTTGCAGAATTTCTTGGTACATTTAGAATTCCAATAACCCCACAAGAATATGCAATTGTTTTTGATGCGATTCCAAGGAGGGTTGTATTTCTTTTAAATTCCTCTGTGGTTGTAGatttacatgaaaatatattcatTGGCAATATTAATATCAAAGATAAatgtagtaataaacagattaggaaTATTGCTTGTGATACTACAATTCCCTCAGGAAGATTTTTTGGGTTGAATATCTATGGTGATATACAATGGTGGAAAGCATGGAAAATTACTAACAAATATTGTATCAGTAACAAGCTAAAGGAAgtttcatttaaaatgttacatagaatttatcctgtgaaacatgttttggaaagattcAAGCAGAATATTGACTTTAATTGTGATTTCTGTTGTGATTTTTTTTGCCTGTATTTATAGTAGAATTTTTTGGATTGACATACATAACTTTGTTACAAAACAAATAGGACCGGTTGTACAATTTAATGGTTTTGATattatgatttatttcagaaattctgACATTGATCAAGATGTAGTATATTTAATTAAACTGCTAATAATATTAGgtacatttcatattcacaaatgcaaatggtctaattcaaaacCTAACTTGTTTCACTTTATAAATTAATTTAAACAATATGGCACTACTTTAACgaaaaacaaaaaggcaattaaaacttgttttattattaatgaatatgatttgtttgtttaggattcctggcaatgtaaatagtttgtatgtatgattgtttgcatgtgactattcTTCTTTTGTTTGTGGATGCAGACTCTATAATAAATAGATGATATCTTATCTACATTGTTCCACTGTTCCATGAGGTAGATAAATAACCTTCACAATGTTCGACTGGTGGAAGACTCCTTCGGGGCTTGGGAACGTATGAACAGGAATAGCAAGTAACCTATATTTGCATGTTCAATGCTTGTTCAAGAATGAAACTACACCGTTTTTTTAGGTGCTGTGTGACAATTGTAACCTTATAAGGTGCCTTGTTctgggcctcccaagtggtgcagcggtcccaggctgtgttacagccAGCCTTGACCAAGAGACCCACCTCCTCACCAACTAACTCAGACTACCAGTTTAACTCTGTATTCAAAGTAGCCATTTCGCCCTCCACTGGTTAGTAAACTCTCCATATCCCCTCCTACATTAGCAACATGATATCAATCCTACAGTCAGTGTGTTTATTGCCCTTTTCCCTCTCTAAAAACATAAGGTAATATTTAACCTCTCAACTAAAAGCATTGAATGATGAAACTCTTGAATAGCTATTTCAAGTGGAGAAACAGCCCATGTTCCTAGGTCAGCTTACTCTTTACTTGATCTCCTGGCCTGATGATTAATACCAATTACAGAATGATGGATttacatgaaaataaaataaacagtaaggggAGAAAACAATCATCTGtacataaacaaataaaataagatAAAGGATGCGTTCAGAACACATTCACACAACGTGGGAAAGGAAACATACATTTGATCACATCACTGTTATATCTTGAGTCATCATAACAGTGTATTATACATAACAGTGTATTgtacatttaagcaataaggcacgggggtgggggtggtatatggccaatataccacggccaagggctgttcttatgcatgacgcaacacggagtgcctggatacagcccttagctgtggtatattggccatataccacaaacccccaaggtgcttattgctattataaactggttatcaactaATTAgatcagtaaaaataaatgttttgtcatacaggtggtatagggtctgatatacatttacattttagcagacgctcttatccagagcgacttacagtagtgaatgcatacatttcatacaattttctttttttttcctgtgctggccccccgtgggaatcaaacccacaaccctggtgttgcaaacaccatgctctaccaactgagctacagggaaggctatataccatggctgtcagccaatcagcattcagggctcgagcCACCCAG is a window encoding:
- the LOC115205372 gene encoding zinc finger protein 629, translated to MSEAILTFQYQLNGVMETVLKTAVHEITRLVKDSFLEEVTWSKQEVDVLKERLQQCEQRWRDGEQERKRREVEEKEQRKKREECEPRGMCRRCGCAGDTEEREEALLGEEEGCVIKQEMFQPGGTSALPERECPQETATPSSSCISERMEERKAHVVHIKEESDDWGDLVTQMITSPDSPMMSLSHLQRLSSHPGRWTSEPLPPAQLARDPPPLPPAPWTRKEQHLLPRSLIPTQGTEHAVGALETSPNGLSINTTAELGVKPYSCPHCGKSFPQLRNLKHHQKYHHTGKKAFTCSQCGKGFVYMSHFRVHMQRHTGDRPFSCSQCGKSFSLQSGLKKHRVIHTAEMPYVVEIKY
- the LOC115205373 gene encoding zinc finger protein 616 isoform X2, translating into MSEAILTFQYQLNGVMETILKTAVHEITRLVKDSFLEEVTGSKREVDVLKEKLQQCEHRWRDGEEKRREDKEQRKKREEREQTGMCRRCGCAGDTEEREEALLAEEGCVIKQEIFQPGGPSTLPEREETVTPSSSCVSERMEEREAHVVRIKEESDDWGDLVTQMITSTYSPIMSQSCLERLKSHHGASELLPTVPAPWTRKEQHLLPRSVIPTQGTEHAVGALEDSPYGLMINTTAELGVKPFSCPHCGKSFPQLRNLKDHQKYHHTGKKAFTCSQCGKGFVYMSHLRVHMLRHTGDRPFSCSQCGKSFSLQSGLKRHRVIHTAEMPYHCTDCGNRFNSRADLKRHEQIHAAR
- the LOC115205373 gene encoding zinc finger protein 616 isoform X1, with the protein product MSEAILTFQYQLNGVMETILKTAVHEITRLVKDSFLEEVTGSKREVDVLKEKLQQCEHRWRDGEEKRREDKEQRKKREEREQTGMCRRCGCAGDTEEREEALLAAEEGCVIKQEIFQPGGPSTLPEREETVTPSSSCVSERMEEREAHVVRIKEESDDWGDLVTQMITSTYSPIMSQSCLERLKSHHGASELLPTVPAPWTRKEQHLLPRSVIPTQGTEHAVGALEDSPYGLMINTTAELGVKPFSCPHCGKSFPQLRNLKDHQKYHHTGKKAFTCSQCGKGFVYMSHLRVHMLRHTGDRPFSCSQCGKSFSLQSGLKRHRVIHTAEMPYHCTDCGNRFNSRADLKRHEQIHAAR